In one window of bacterium DNA:
- a CDS encoding tetratricopeptide repeat protein has protein sequence MTTPAPDQQPAAPAESPRHEFPATETGADGARPLSCAELFQAGRVAEAEGRYEWALEAYRRALRSSPGQHPWHYRSGCTLMKLDRCGEAEIAFLRALELEPDNGVYLTNLGVCLDRLGRREEAVRAYRRATRQGQGTAAAHHNLGAIYAEEGRTGEAIRAFEAAIAVEPDAEGWQNLGLVHYGLDDFTRALDCFERSVDCDARFARGHYYAALCQMKSGIYEDACHRFEMAWKLDPRLARVPFHLGTCLHKLARYQEARFSLEQALEFFPEDGRIHYQLALTCDALGLPQEARLHYSQARAAREGANRTG, from the coding sequence ATGACGACACCAGCACCAGACCAGCAACCGGCCGCCCCGGCGGAATCCCCGCGGCACGAGTTCCCCGCCACCGAGACCGGCGCCGACGGCGCGCGGCCGCTCAGCTGTGCCGAACTGTTCCAGGCCGGCCGCGTGGCCGAGGCCGAAGGCCGTTACGAGTGGGCCCTCGAGGCCTATCGGCGGGCTCTCCGCTCGTCGCCCGGCCAGCATCCCTGGCACTACCGCAGCGGCTGCACGCTGATGAAACTCGATCGCTGCGGCGAAGCCGAGATCGCCTTCCTGCGCGCCCTCGAACTCGAGCCGGACAACGGCGTCTACCTGACGAACCTCGGTGTGTGCCTCGACCGGCTGGGACGCCGGGAGGAGGCGGTCAGGGCCTACCGGCGGGCGACGCGCCAGGGTCAGGGCACGGCGGCGGCGCACCACAATCTCGGGGCGATCTACGCCGAAGAGGGCCGCACCGGCGAAGCGATCCGGGCCTTCGAGGCGGCGATCGCCGTGGAACCCGACGCCGAGGGCTGGCAGAACCTGGGCCTGGTGCACTACGGGCTCGATGATTTCACCCGCGCCCTCGATTGCTTCGAGCGCAGCGTCGACTGCGACGCGCGCTTCGCCCGCGGCCACTACTACGCCGCCCTCTGCCAGATGAAGAGTGGCATCTACGAGGACGCCTGCCACCGCTTCGAGATGGCCTGGAAGCTCGATCCGCGCCTGGCCCGTGTCCCCTTCCATCTCGGCACCTGCCTGCACAAGCTGGCCCGCTACCAGGAAGCCCGCTTCAGCCTCGAACAGGCCCTCGAGTTCTTCCCCGAGGACGGTCGCATCCACTACCAGCTGGCCCTGACCTGCGACGCCCTCGGCCTGCCGCAGGAAGCCCGTCTCCACTACAGCCAGGCCCGGGCCGCCCGGGAAGGCGCCAACCGCACCGGCTGA
- a CDS encoding undecaprenyl-diphosphate phosphatase: MNEILGMLLLAAVQGLTEFLPVSSSGHLVLAQTFMAVREGDVFFDVVLHLGTLGSVLVAYRRELIGLLRFDAESRRYILALVVGTVPAVAIGLLLKDVLESLFHAPVFAAGGLFVTAALLFSTRARRSRAAAAAGDGPRAPTLRQALLIGCGQAFAIVPGVSRSGTTIAVSLWLGLPRVEAARFSFLLSIPAICGALVLQLVDRPALETDAWPFVLAALVAFGVGLLALRWTALAVVQAHFWKFGFYCVAVGTAALIALT, translated from the coding sequence GTGAACGAGATCCTGGGAATGCTCCTGCTCGCCGCCGTCCAGGGGTTGACGGAGTTCCTGCCCGTCAGCAGCTCGGGTCATCTGGTCCTGGCCCAGACCTTCATGGCCGTGCGGGAGGGCGACGTCTTCTTCGACGTGGTGCTGCACCTCGGGACCCTCGGCTCGGTGCTGGTCGCGTACCGGCGGGAGCTGATCGGGCTGCTGCGCTTCGACGCGGAGTCGCGGCGCTACATCCTGGCGCTGGTGGTCGGCACGGTGCCGGCGGTCGCGATCGGGCTGCTGCTGAAGGACGTTCTGGAGAGCCTGTTCCATGCGCCGGTCTTCGCGGCCGGGGGGCTGTTCGTGACGGCGGCCCTGCTGTTCTCGACGCGGGCACGGCGAAGCCGCGCCGCAGCGGCGGCCGGCGACGGGCCCCGGGCTCCGACGCTGCGCCAGGCGCTGCTCATCGGCTGCGGTCAGGCGTTCGCGATCGTCCCGGGCGTGAGCCGGTCCGGCACGACCATCGCCGTGTCGCTCTGGCTCGGCCTGCCGCGGGTCGAAGCCGCCCGGTTCAGCTTCCTGCTCAGCATCCCGGCCATCTGCGGCGCGCTCGTGCTGCAGCTGGTCGACCGGCCGGCCCTGGAGACGGACGCCTGGCCCTTCGTCCTGGCGGCGCTGGTGGCCTTCGGCGTCGGGCTCCTGGCCCTGCGCTGGACGGCCCTGGCGGTCGTCCAGGCCCACTTCTGGAAATTCGGGTTCTATTGCGTGGCGGTGGGGACGGCGGCGCTGATCGCCCTGACCTGA
- a CDS encoding response regulator, protein MAHTVLIVDDAEFMRVMLRDICSEMGLDVVGEAADGEEAVALYGERHPDLVLLDITMPRLDGTEALRQILAADAEARVVMITALGQKEQVLSAIKTGARDFIIKPFDQERVVDTLGRVLSVPTPV, encoded by the coding sequence GTGGCTCACACCGTACTCATCGTGGACGACGCAGAATTCATGCGGGTGATGCTCCGCGACATCTGTTCCGAGATGGGCCTCGACGTGGTCGGCGAAGCCGCCGATGGCGAGGAGGCCGTGGCGCTGTACGGCGAGCGGCATCCGGACCTCGTCCTGCTCGACATCACCATGCCCCGCCTCGACGGGACCGAGGCGCTGCGCCAGATCCTGGCCGCCGACGCGGAGGCGCGGGTCGTGATGATCACCGCCCTCGGCCAGAAGGAGCAGGTCCTGAGCGCCATCAAGACCGGCGCCCGGGACTTCATCATCAAACCCTTCGACCAGGAGCGCGTCGTCGACACCCTCGGGCGCGTGCTCAGCGTCCCGACCCCCGTCTGA